The Novosphingobium terrae genome has a window encoding:
- the gyrB gene encoding DNA topoisomerase (ATP-hydrolyzing) subunit B, with product MSSNPENTQPVPAQTPNTNAYGADSIKVLKGLDAVRKRPGMYIGDTDDGSGLHHMVFEVSDNAIDEALAGHCDLVLIELNPDGSVSVEDNGRGIPTGIHAEEGVSAAEVIMTQLHAGGKFENTSDDNAYKVSGGLHGVGVSVVNALSEWLELTIWRDGKQHWMKFANGDAVAPLEITGDAPIAERGGRKGQPKKGTRVTFLASDETFKNVLVYDFDKLEHRYRELAFLNSGVRILLRDLRGEEPKEHDLYYEGGIGAFVRFLDRNKQALIPDPIAITSEKDGIGIDVALEWNDSYYENVLCFTNNIPQRDGGTHLAAFRAALTRTLNGYAERSGLLKKEKVSLSGEDMREGLTAIVSVKLPDPKFSSQTKDKLVSSEVRQPLEALMADKMSEWLEENPAHAKTVIQKVIDAAAAREAAKRARELTRRKGVMDIASLPGKLADCQERDPSKCELFLVEGDSAGGSAKQGRDRHYQAILPLKGKILNVERARFDRIISSKEVGTLIQAMGTGIRDEFNLEKLRYHKIVIMTDADVDGAHIRTLLLTFFHRQMPDIIRAGHLFIAQPPLYKVTKGRSEVYLKDAAAYDRYLIEAGINGRVLEASGGARSGPDLVELVEHASRMRNLMAFAPRRYNAAVIEALALGGALEHDLTPAERSEALQKVAGILNMGDREAKWTAELTEDGHVEIRRLWRGVTDYHKIDAHFLISAEARKLAKLAAEQADAYGSPARLVRTTAASAEPEPEANEDEEAPARVRPVSGDDAITRPSQLLDAVLEAGRKGLSISRYKGLGEMNAEQLWETTLDPNHRVLLQVKVEDADVTDEIFTRLMGDVVEPRRDFIQENALNVANLDV from the coding sequence ATGAGCAGCAATCCCGAGAACACCCAGCCCGTCCCCGCCCAGACCCCGAACACCAACGCTTATGGTGCGGATTCGATCAAGGTCCTCAAGGGTCTGGACGCGGTGAGAAAGCGCCCCGGCATGTACATCGGTGACACCGATGACGGTTCGGGCCTGCACCACATGGTGTTCGAAGTCTCCGACAATGCCATCGACGAAGCGCTGGCCGGTCACTGCGATCTGGTCCTGATCGAGCTGAACCCTGATGGCTCGGTTTCGGTGGAAGACAATGGCCGCGGCATCCCGACCGGCATCCATGCCGAGGAAGGCGTTTCGGCGGCAGAGGTCATCATGACCCAGCTGCACGCGGGCGGCAAGTTCGAGAACACCAGCGACGACAACGCCTATAAGGTTTCGGGCGGTCTGCACGGCGTGGGCGTCTCGGTGGTGAACGCGCTGTCGGAATGGCTGGAGCTGACCATCTGGCGCGACGGCAAGCAGCACTGGATGAAGTTCGCCAATGGCGATGCCGTGGCCCCGCTGGAAATCACCGGCGACGCCCCCATTGCCGAGCGTGGCGGTCGCAAGGGCCAGCCCAAGAAGGGCACCCGCGTCACCTTCCTCGCCAGCGACGAGACCTTCAAGAACGTACTGGTCTATGATTTCGACAAGCTGGAGCATCGCTACCGCGAGCTGGCCTTCCTGAACAGCGGCGTGCGCATCCTGCTGCGCGACCTGCGCGGCGAAGAGCCCAAAGAGCATGACCTCTATTATGAGGGCGGCATCGGCGCTTTCGTGCGCTTCCTCGACCGCAACAAGCAGGCGCTGATCCCCGATCCCATCGCCATCACCAGCGAGAAGGACGGCATCGGCATCGACGTGGCGCTGGAATGGAACGATTCCTATTACGAAAACGTGTTGTGCTTCACCAACAACATCCCGCAGCGCGATGGCGGCACCCATCTGGCCGCCTTCCGCGCCGCGCTGACGCGTACCCTCAACGGCTACGCCGAGCGTTCGGGCCTTTTGAAGAAGGAAAAGGTCTCGCTTTCGGGTGAGGATATGCGTGAAGGCCTGACCGCCATCGTCTCGGTCAAGCTGCCCGATCCCAAATTCTCCTCGCAGACCAAGGACAAGCTGGTTTCGTCGGAAGTGCGCCAGCCGCTCGAAGCGCTGATGGCCGACAAGATGAGCGAATGGCTGGAGGAAAACCCCGCCCACGCCAAGACCGTCATCCAGAAGGTGATCGACGCCGCCGCCGCCCGCGAAGCCGCCAAGCGCGCCCGCGAGCTGACCCGCCGCAAGGGCGTGATGGACATCGCTTCCCTCCCCGGCAAGCTGGCCGATTGCCAGGAGCGTGATCCTTCGAAATGCGAACTCTTCCTGGTCGAGGGTGACTCGGCAGGCGGCTCGGCCAAGCAGGGCCGCGATCGCCATTATCAGGCGATCCTGCCGCTCAAGGGCAAGATCCTGAACGTGGAGCGCGCACGTTTTGACCGCATCATCAGCTCCAAGGAAGTCGGCACGCTGATTCAGGCGATGGGCACCGGCATCCGCGACGAGTTCAACCTCGAAAAGCTGCGCTACCACAAGATCGTCATCATGACCGACGCCGACGTCGACGGCGCGCATATCCGCACCCTGCTGCTGACCTTCTTCCACCGCCAGATGCCCGACATCATCCGCGCCGGGCACCTCTTCATCGCCCAGCCGCCGCTCTACAAGGTGACCAAGGGCCGCAGCGAGGTCTACCTCAAAGATGCCGCCGCCTATGACCGCTATCTGATCGAGGCGGGCATCAACGGTCGCGTGCTGGAAGCCAGCGGCGGCGCGCGCAGCGGCCCCGATCTGGTCGAGCTGGTCGAACACGCCAGCCGCATGCGCAACCTGATGGCCTTCGCCCCGCGCCGCTACAACGCCGCCGTGATCGAGGCCTTAGCTCTGGGCGGCGCGCTTGAGCATGACCTCACCCCGGCAGAACGCAGCGAGGCCCTGCAAAAGGTCGCAGGCATCCTCAACATGGGCGACCGCGAGGCGAAATGGACCGCCGAGCTGACGGAAGACGGCCATGTCGAAATCCGCCGCCTGTGGCGCGGCGTGACCGACTACCACAAGATCGACGCCCACTTCCTGATCAGCGCCGAAGCCCGCAAGCTGGCCAAGCTGGCCGCCGAACAGGCCGATGCCTATGGCAGCCCGGCCCGTCTGGTGCGCACCACCGCCGCCTCCGCCGAACCCGAGCCCGAGGCCAATGAGGACGAAGAGGCACCCGCCCGCGTCCGCCCCGTCTCCGGCGACGATGCCATCACCCGCCCCAGCCAGCTGCTGGATGCGGTGCTGGAGGCCGGCCGCAAGGGTCTGTCGATCTCGCGCTACAAAGGTCTGGGCGAGATGAATGCCGAACAGCTCTGGGAAACCACGCTGGACCCCAACCACCGCGTGCTGCTGCAGGTGAAGGTGGAAGACGCCGACGTGACGGACGAAATCTTCACCCGCCTGATGGGCGACGTTGTGGAGCCGCGCCGCGACTTCATTCAGGAAAACGCCCTGAACGTGGCCAATCTGGACGTTTAA
- the guaA gene encoding glutamine-hydrolyzing GMP synthase: protein MSEHPISTASASDHSDSILIVDFGSQVTQLIARRVREAGVYSEIAPFTTAQAAFERMSPKGIILSGSPASVLEGGPAIPEAILESGLPILGICYGQQSLMHQMGGEVVLGDSGEFGRAFIEINDSCALFNGLWNVGESHQVWMSHGDKVTKLAPGFRPVAASPGAPFAVIANDEKRIYAMQFHPEVVHTPDGAKLLKNFVRHVCGLSGDWTMAEFRKTKIAEIREQVGSSRVICGLSGGVDSAVAALLIHEAVGDQLTCVFVDGGILRQGEAEQVVSLFRGHFNIPLVHVDAATLFMNGLAGVTDPEAKRKFIGKTFIDVFEGEAKKIGGADFLAQGTLYPDVIESVSFTGGPSVTIKSHHNVGGLPERMNMKLVEPLRELFKDEVRVLGRELGLPEIFVGRHPFPGPGLAIRIPGEVTRERCDILRKADAVYLEEIRNAGLYDAIWQAFAVLLPVKTVGVMGDGRTYDNVCALRAVTSTDGMTADIYPFDAAFLSRVATRIINEVKGINRVVYDYTSKPPGTIEWE from the coding sequence ATGAGCGAGCACCCCATCTCCACCGCCTCCGCCTCGGACCACTCCGACTCGATTCTCATCGTCGATTTCGGCAGCCAGGTGACCCAGCTGATCGCCCGCCGCGTGCGCGAAGCCGGGGTCTATTCCGAGATCGCCCCCTTCACCACCGCGCAGGCCGCCTTCGAGCGTATGAGCCCCAAGGGCATCATCCTCTCGGGCAGCCCGGCTTCGGTGCTGGAAGGCGGCCCGGCGATCCCGGAGGCCATTCTGGAGAGCGGCCTGCCGATCCTTGGCATCTGCTATGGCCAGCAGTCGCTGATGCATCAGATGGGCGGCGAAGTGGTGCTGGGCGACTCCGGCGAGTTTGGCCGCGCCTTTATCGAGATCAATGACAGTTGCGCGCTGTTCAACGGCCTCTGGAATGTCGGCGAGAGCCATCAGGTCTGGATGAGCCATGGTGACAAGGTGACCAAGCTGGCTCCCGGCTTCCGCCCCGTCGCGGCCAGCCCGGGCGCGCCCTTCGCCGTCATCGCCAATGACGAGAAGCGCATCTACGCCATGCAGTTCCACCCCGAGGTGGTGCATACGCCGGACGGCGCCAAGCTGCTGAAGAACTTCGTGCGCCATGTCTGCGGCCTGTCGGGCGACTGGACCATGGCCGAATTCCGCAAGACCAAGATCGCGGAAATCCGCGAGCAGGTCGGGTCCTCGCGCGTGATCTGCGGGCTTTCGGGCGGCGTCGATTCGGCGGTGGCCGCGCTGCTGATCCATGAGGCGGTGGGCGATCAGCTGACCTGCGTCTTCGTCGATGGCGGCATTCTGCGTCAGGGTGAGGCCGAGCAGGTCGTCAGCCTGTTCCGCGGCCACTTCAACATTCCGCTGGTGCATGTCGATGCCGCCACGCTGTTCATGAACGGTCTGGCCGGGGTCACCGATCCCGAAGCCAAGCGCAAGTTCATCGGCAAGACCTTCATCGACGTGTTCGAGGGTGAGGCCAAGAAGATCGGCGGCGCCGATTTCCTCGCGCAGGGCACGCTGTATCCGGACGTGATCGAGAGCGTCAGCTTCACCGGCGGCCCCTCGGTGACGATCAAGAGCCACCACAATGTCGGCGGCCTGCCCGAGCGCATGAACATGAAGCTGGTCGAGCCGCTGCGCGAACTCTTCAAGGATGAAGTGCGCGTGCTGGGCCGCGAGCTGGGCCTGCCCGAGATCTTCGTGGGCCGCCATCCGTTCCCCGGGCCGGGTCTGGCGATCCGCATCCCCGGCGAGGTGACCCGCGAGCGTTGCGACATCCTGCGCAAGGCTGATGCCGTGTACCTTGAGGAAATCCGCAATGCGGGCCTCTATGACGCGATCTGGCAGGCTTTCGCCGTGCTGCTTCCGGTCAAGACGGTCGGCGTGATGGGCGATGGCCGTACTTACGACAACGTCTGCGCCCTGCGCGCCGTGACCAGCACCGATGGCATGACGGCGGACATCTATCCCTTCGACGCCGCCTTCCTGAGCCGCGTGGCCACCCGCATCATCAATGAGGTGAAGGGCATCAACCGCGTGGTCTATGACTACACCAGCAAGCCCCCCGGCACGATCGAGTGGGAATAA
- a CDS encoding M20/M25/M40 family metallo-hydrolase — MKRLRQVLTGAVACGVMATGAHAAPVGVAGNGGLSAQAVEIGKGTRPDQLAFRALYKELVETDSSITTGSCTLLADKVEAHLRAAGFTDAQITRFAVPDHPKEGGIVAVLPGSSKTLKPILLLGHLDVVVAKREDWTRDPYTLIEENGYFYGRGTSDMKAMDATWIDLLSRWKKAGYTPKRTVKMALTCGEETSWAFNGANWLANNKRDLIDAEFALNEGGGGRTDGHGNIVQQSLHVGEKFAINYQITATNPGGHSSIPIRDNAIYEIAEALLKVRDYEFPLMLSDTTKAYFGKLGASRSDAMGAAMRTIASAPIGSPESKAAEATLNTDRSFHSMLRTTCVGTLVEGGHANNALPQKATANINCRVFPGISVESVQEKLKEIMADPRLTITMEKMRGPVAKAPPLTPQILGPVERLSAQYFPGVPLVPTMSTGATDGIFLEAVGIPSYGPPGGFGDPDGNGTHGLNERRSVASVYIGRDFLSDLVKDYANH, encoded by the coding sequence ATGAAGCGGTTGCGGCAGGTTTTGACCGGCGCGGTGGCGTGCGGGGTGATGGCCACGGGCGCGCATGCGGCGCCGGTGGGCGTAGCAGGCAATGGGGGGCTTTCGGCGCAGGCGGTGGAGATCGGCAAGGGCACGCGCCCCGATCAACTGGCGTTCCGCGCGCTCTACAAGGAGCTGGTGGAGACCGACAGCTCGATCACCACCGGCAGTTGCACGCTTCTGGCCGACAAGGTGGAGGCGCATCTGCGCGCCGCCGGTTTCACCGACGCCCAGATCACCCGCTTTGCCGTGCCGGATCACCCCAAGGAGGGCGGGATCGTTGCGGTGCTGCCGGGCAGTTCGAAGACCCTCAAGCCGATCCTTCTGTTGGGCCATCTCGATGTGGTGGTCGCCAAGCGTGAGGACTGGACCCGCGATCCCTACACGCTGATCGAGGAAAACGGCTATTTCTATGGTCGTGGCACCTCCGACATGAAGGCGATGGATGCCACCTGGATCGATCTGCTCTCACGCTGGAAGAAGGCGGGCTACACGCCCAAGCGCACCGTCAAAATGGCGCTGACCTGCGGCGAGGAAACCAGCTGGGCCTTCAATGGCGCCAATTGGCTGGCCAACAACAAGCGCGATCTGATCGATGCCGAATTCGCTCTGAATGAAGGCGGCGGCGGGCGCACCGACGGGCATGGCAACATCGTCCAGCAATCGCTGCATGTCGGCGAGAAATTCGCGATCAATTACCAGATTACCGCCACCAATCCGGGCGGCCATTCCTCAATCCCCATCCGCGACAATGCGATTTACGAGATCGCCGAGGCCTTGCTGAAGGTGCGCGATTACGAATTCCCGCTGATGCTCTCCGACACCACCAAGGCCTATTTCGGCAAGCTGGGCGCCAGCCGCAGCGACGCGATGGGCGCGGCGATGCGCACCATCGCCAGCGCGCCGATCGGCAGCCCCGAATCGAAGGCCGCCGAGGCGACGCTCAACACGGATCGTTCGTTCCATTCGATGCTGCGCACCACTTGCGTCGGCACGCTGGTAGAGGGCGGCCATGCCAACAATGCGCTGCCTCAGAAAGCCACGGCCAACATCAACTGCCGCGTGTTCCCGGGCATCAGCGTCGAATCGGTGCAGGAAAAGCTGAAAGAGATCATGGCCGACCCGCGCCTGACCATCACCATGGAAAAGATGCGCGGTCCCGTGGCGAAAGCTCCGCCGCTCACCCCGCAGATCCTTGGGCCCGTGGAGCGCCTGAGCGCGCAATATTTCCCCGGCGTGCCGCTGGTGCCCACCATGTCGACCGGCGCGACCGATGGCATCTTTCTGGAAGCCGTGGGGATTCCTTCTTACGGCCCGCCGGGCGGCTTTGGCGATCCTGATGGCAATGGCACGCATGGGCTCAATGAGCGGCGCAGCGTGGCCTCGGTCTATATCGGGCGCGATTTCCTGAGCGATCTGGTCAAGGATTACGCGAATCATTAA